In Corynebacterium endometrii, one DNA window encodes the following:
- a CDS encoding ABC transporter permease, which translates to MTNALTPSSGTARWKRLPIIKDVIRSAGLQRAMLITGLILTAALLLTALFAPLIAPYTWEQTGDESGSFGTQQPPSAEHIWGTTVSGFDVFSRVVWGTRTAVAVMIAAVIASMILGVILGLVSGYIGGWLDRIMVMIADAIYAFPSLLLAIVMSIALTGGQSSAIGGIAAAALSITVVFIPQYFRVIRAETVRLKAEPFVESALVVGASHWRVMGVHIFKNATRTLPLIFTLNASEAILTLAGLGFIGFGIEPTSAAEWGYDLNRSISDVTSGIWWTAIFPGLAIVLSVLGVTLVGESLNDLNDPRLRIRRKAKKGERFQQAALNRIDTVTTQEANNV; encoded by the coding sequence ATGACCAATGCACTAACGCCTTCCTCGGGAACCGCGCGGTGGAAGCGCCTGCCGATTATCAAGGACGTCATCCGCTCCGCCGGGCTGCAGCGCGCGATGCTCATCACCGGCCTGATTCTGACGGCCGCGCTGCTGCTCACCGCGCTCTTCGCGCCGCTCATCGCGCCATACACGTGGGAGCAAACGGGCGACGAATCCGGCAGCTTCGGTACCCAGCAGCCGCCATCCGCGGAGCATATCTGGGGCACCACGGTCTCCGGTTTCGACGTCTTTAGCCGAGTGGTGTGGGGCACCCGCACCGCGGTGGCCGTGATGATCGCCGCCGTCATCGCGTCCATGATTCTGGGAGTGATCCTGGGCCTTGTATCCGGCTACATCGGCGGCTGGCTGGACCGCATCATGGTCATGATCGCGGACGCCATCTACGCGTTCCCGTCCCTGCTGCTGGCCATCGTGATGTCTATCGCGCTCACCGGCGGCCAATCCTCGGCCATCGGCGGCATCGCGGCCGCGGCGCTGTCCATCACCGTGGTATTCATCCCGCAGTACTTCCGCGTCATCCGCGCGGAGACCGTGCGGCTCAAGGCCGAGCCGTTCGTGGAATCCGCGCTCGTGGTGGGCGCGTCCCACTGGCGGGTCATGGGCGTACACATCTTCAAAAACGCCACCCGCACGCTGCCGCTCATCTTCACCCTTAACGCATCGGAGGCCATCCTCACGCTCGCGGGCCTGGGCTTTATTGGCTTTGGCATCGAGCCAACCTCCGCCGCTGAATGGGGCTATGACCTCAACCGCTCCATCTCGGACGTGACCTCCGGGATCTGGTGGACGGCCATCTTCCCGGGACTAGCCATCGTGCTTTCCGTCCTTGGCGTGACCCTAGTGGGCGAGTCCCTCAACGACCTTAATGATCCACGCCTGCGCATCCGCCGCAAGGCCAAGAAGGGCGAGCGTTTCCAGCAAGCGGCGCTTAACCGCATTGATACGGTCACCACCCAGGAGGCGAACAATGTCTAA
- a CDS encoding ABC transporter permease, producing the protein MTIATSSTVAEDKLETDKKRNSGFARYVLIRFLLIFPTIFILVSTVFFLMRTTGDPITAALGGRLGPEELAQRVAEAGYDRPLIVQYFEYLGGVLRGDFGTTFTDGRPVVEILKVYGAATAELVFYGMVVALIIGVPLGMVAAYFRDRWPDGILRIFAILGYATPVFFVGLLLKLVFSVQLGWLPIAGRVSTAGEATLNSITNPTPFYLLDALRLGDVALIKDVASHAVLPAVALGLLTGGVFLRLVRTNLIGTLERQYVESARSRGVKERRLVTTHALRPALIPVITVMGMQIALSLGGAVLTETTFEWKGLGFILVNYMEARDYVAVQGIVMLMAVIVAVTNFIVDIVAALIDPRVRY; encoded by the coding sequence ATGACTATCGCAACCAGTTCGACGGTTGCGGAGGACAAGCTCGAAACGGATAAGAAACGAAACAGCGGATTCGCTCGTTACGTCCTTATCCGTTTCTTGCTGATCTTCCCAACGATCTTCATTTTGGTCTCCACCGTGTTTTTCCTCATGCGCACGACCGGCGACCCCATCACGGCCGCGCTCGGCGGGCGCCTGGGCCCGGAGGAGCTGGCCCAGCGCGTGGCGGAGGCGGGCTACGACAGGCCGTTAATCGTCCAATACTTCGAGTACCTCGGCGGCGTGCTGCGCGGTGATTTTGGCACCACGTTTACGGACGGCCGCCCGGTGGTGGAGATCCTGAAGGTATACGGCGCGGCCACGGCCGAGCTCGTGTTTTACGGCATGGTCGTGGCGCTGATCATCGGTGTGCCGCTGGGCATGGTGGCGGCCTACTTCCGCGACCGCTGGCCGGATGGCATCCTGCGCATCTTCGCCATCCTCGGCTATGCCACCCCGGTGTTCTTCGTGGGCCTGCTGCTCAAGCTGGTCTTCTCCGTCCAGCTGGGCTGGCTGCCAATTGCCGGGCGCGTGTCCACCGCCGGCGAAGCCACCCTCAATTCGATTACCAACCCCACCCCCTTCTACCTGTTAGACGCGCTGCGCCTGGGCGATGTGGCGCTGATCAAGGACGTCGCCTCTCACGCTGTGCTGCCGGCCGTGGCGCTGGGCCTGCTCACCGGCGGCGTGTTCCTGCGCCTGGTGCGCACCAACCTGATCGGCACCCTGGAGCGCCAGTACGTGGAGTCCGCGCGCTCCCGCGGCGTGAAGGAACGGCGCCTGGTGACCACGCATGCGCTGCGCCCCGCGCTCATCCCGGTCATCACCGTGATGGGCATGCAGATTGCGCTGTCCCTGGGCGGCGCGGTGCTCACCGAGACGACCTTCGAGTGGAAGGGCCTGGGATTCATCCTGGTCAACTACATGGAGGCGCGAGACTACGTGGCGGTCCAGGGCATCGTGATGCTCATGGCCGTTATCGTCGCGGTGACAAACTTCATCGTGGACATTGTGGCCGCGCTCATCGACCCGCGAGTGAGGTACTAA
- a CDS encoding carbon-nitrogen hydrolase family protein, with the protein MKLAAVQITSGPDIEQNLALAQARIREAAGKGASLVVLPEATSQAFASGRLDTQAQELDGPFATALHELAEELGVYVVAGMFRPSDSVERDGKVINRVFNTALITGPGVHKGYDKIHTYDAFDYKESDTVNPGKDLVTFRVGEVTVGVAICYDIRFPEQFKELARRGADVIVVPTSWADGPDKLPQWRLLSATRALDSTTYIACAGQSRPGGAAEGGKPSGPTGLGHSVIVAPNGERLVEAGYDDDIIYADIDPEVVATTRKSLPVLK; encoded by the coding sequence ATGAAACTTGCAGCAGTCCAGATAACCTCAGGCCCAGACATTGAACAGAACCTGGCCTTGGCGCAGGCACGCATCCGAGAGGCGGCGGGGAAGGGCGCCTCGCTCGTCGTGCTGCCCGAGGCCACCTCCCAGGCCTTCGCCTCCGGCCGCCTCGATACCCAGGCCCAGGAGCTTGACGGGCCCTTTGCCACCGCCCTCCACGAGCTCGCAGAGGAACTGGGGGTGTATGTGGTTGCGGGCATGTTCCGCCCGTCGGATTCGGTGGAGCGTGACGGCAAGGTCATCAACCGGGTCTTTAACACCGCGTTGATTACCGGCCCAGGCGTGCATAAGGGTTACGACAAGATCCACACCTATGACGCGTTTGATTACAAGGAGTCTGACACGGTCAACCCGGGCAAGGATCTGGTGACCTTCCGGGTTGGGGAGGTCACCGTGGGCGTGGCCATCTGTTATGACATCCGCTTCCCCGAACAGTTTAAAGAGCTGGCGCGCCGGGGTGCGGACGTAATCGTTGTGCCCACCAGCTGGGCGGATGGCCCGGACAAGCTCCCGCAGTGGCGCCTGCTATCCGCTACGCGTGCGTTGGATTCCACCACGTACATCGCCTGCGCCGGCCAGTCCCGTCCCGGTGGTGCGGCCGAGGGGGGAAAGCCCTCCGGGCCCACAGGCCTGGGGCATTCGGTCATCGTGGCGCCCAACGGCGAGCGCCTCGTGGAAGCCGGCTACGACGATGACATTATCTATGCCGATATCGACCCAGAGGTTGTGGCCACAACCCGCAAATCCCTGCCCGTGCTCAAGTAG
- the exaC gene encoding acetaldehyde dehydrogenase ExaC, with the protein MTLYANPNTEGAIVDYRERYDNYIGGEWVPPAGGEYLDNITPVTGEVFCQVARGTEADINAAIDAAEKAFPEWSRTSPAERALILHRIADRIEENLEKIAVAETWENGKAVRETLAADIPLAVDHFRYFAGAIRAQEGSLSQIDHDTVAYHFHEPLGVVGQIIPWNFPLLMAAWKIAPALAAGNCIVLKPAEQTPASILLLMEIIGDLIPAGVLNIVNGLGEEAGAALSGSDRIAKIAFTGSTPVGKIINKAAADKVIPVTLELGGKSPSIFFKDIMDEDDEYLQKCVEGFVMFALNQGEVCTCPSRALVHEDIADKFIEMAIERVKKIKIGHPLDTETMMGAQASQEQMDKISEYLELGPKEGAEVLTGGHVNKIEGLEGGYYIEPTVFKGTNDMKIFREEIFGPVLSVTTFKDFEEAIQIANDTNFGLGAGVWSRQQNICYRAGREIQAGRVWVNHYHDYPAHAAFGGYKESGIGRENHLMMLSHYQETKNMLVSYSNEQAGLF; encoded by the coding sequence ATGACCTTGTACGCGAACCCCAACACCGAAGGCGCGATTGTTGATTATCGCGAGCGCTATGACAACTACATCGGCGGCGAGTGGGTGCCGCCGGCGGGCGGGGAGTACCTCGATAACATCACCCCGGTCACCGGCGAGGTATTCTGCCAGGTCGCCCGCGGTACAGAGGCGGACATCAATGCTGCCATCGACGCGGCGGAGAAGGCCTTCCCAGAGTGGTCCCGCACCTCCCCGGCCGAGCGCGCACTTATCCTCCACCGGATTGCGGACCGCATCGAGGAGAACCTCGAGAAGATCGCCGTGGCTGAGACCTGGGAGAACGGCAAGGCTGTGCGTGAGACCCTCGCCGCGGATATCCCGCTCGCAGTGGATCACTTCCGTTATTTTGCCGGTGCTATCCGCGCCCAGGAAGGCTCCCTGTCCCAGATTGACCATGACACCGTGGCGTACCACTTCCACGAGCCGCTGGGCGTGGTGGGGCAGATTATTCCTTGGAACTTCCCATTGCTCATGGCCGCGTGGAAGATTGCGCCGGCGCTGGCCGCCGGCAACTGCATTGTCCTCAAGCCGGCGGAGCAGACGCCAGCGTCCATTCTGCTGCTGATGGAAATTATCGGTGACCTCATCCCCGCGGGCGTGCTCAACATCGTCAACGGCCTGGGCGAGGAGGCGGGCGCTGCGCTGTCCGGCTCCGATCGGATCGCCAAGATTGCGTTTACCGGTTCCACCCCGGTGGGCAAGATCATCAACAAGGCCGCCGCTGACAAGGTCATCCCCGTCACCCTGGAGCTGGGCGGTAAGTCCCCGTCCATCTTCTTCAAGGACATCATGGATGAGGATGATGAGTACCTGCAGAAGTGCGTTGAGGGGTTCGTGATGTTCGCCCTCAACCAGGGTGAGGTGTGCACCTGCCCATCCCGCGCGCTGGTGCATGAGGACATCGCGGACAAGTTCATCGAGATGGCTATCGAGCGTGTGAAGAAGATCAAGATTGGCCATCCGCTGGACACCGAGACCATGATGGGCGCCCAGGCCTCCCAGGAGCAGATGGACAAGATCTCTGAGTACCTGGAGCTGGGCCCCAAGGAGGGTGCCGAGGTCCTTACCGGCGGCCACGTCAACAAGATCGAGGGCCTCGAGGGCGGCTACTACATCGAGCCGACCGTCTTCAAGGGCACCAATGATATGAAGATCTTCCGCGAGGAGATCTTTGGCCCGGTCCTGTCCGTGACCACTTTCAAGGACTTTGAGGAGGCGATCCAGATTGCGAATGACACCAATTTCGGCCTGGGCGCCGGCGTCTGGTCCCGCCAGCAAAACATCTGCTACCGCGCGGGCCGCGAGATTCAGGCCGGCCGCGTGTGGGTGAACCACTACCATGATTACCCTGCCCACGCGGCGTTCGGCGGCTACAAGGAGTCAGGCATCGGCCGCGAGAATCACCTGATGATGCTGAGCCATTACCAGGAGACCAAGAACATGCTGGTGTCCTACTCCAACGAGCAGGCCGGCCTGTTCTAG
- a CDS encoding heat shock protein transcriptional repressor HspR, with protein MSKRNSQHHGEPSSTMYVISVAAELSGMHAQTLRTYDRMGLVSPMRTQGGGRRYSDRDISMLRKIQALSQDEGVNLAGIKAIIELTDQVDALEAERDALVEEVAQLRAEKVRQQQRDQRARGGELVHVPRSTSVVMWKPRRGRREQ; from the coding sequence ATGAGCAAGCGAAATAGCCAACACCATGGGGAACCGTCTTCCACGATGTACGTGATTTCCGTGGCCGCTGAGCTGTCCGGGATGCACGCGCAGACGCTGCGCACGTATGACCGGATGGGGCTTGTTTCCCCCATGCGCACCCAGGGTGGCGGCCGCCGCTACTCTGACCGGGACATCTCCATGCTGCGCAAGATTCAGGCCCTTTCCCAGGATGAGGGCGTGAACCTGGCCGGCATCAAAGCAATCATCGAGCTGACGGATCAGGTTGACGCGCTCGAGGCCGAGCGCGACGCCCTGGTCGAGGAGGTCGCCCAGCTCCGGGCGGAAAAGGTCCGGCAGCAACAACGCGACCAGCGCGCCCGAGGCGGCGAGCTGGTCCACGTACCGCGATCTACCTCCGTGGTGATGTGGAAACCGCGGCGCGGCCGCCGCGAACAGTAG
- a CDS encoding FAD-binding oxidoreductase gives MTYPAHPTTLTQLGALMRDNAEALRSATQDYLYNHVVESRQIFAIRAAEAHVELAPAVAWVLEHAEADGALAQPALRRLYELGRDHRRHGFPEQIYAVFADALRAGIKAAGCPEELQGSADRAMRAACAAMAEATHAADLAGAAPAHTATVVAVERPNRHTAVVRLEAGLPFDYHPGQHIPVTTPHLPGMWRYLTPASPADTAGQLTFHITDVGEASSMLAKARPGDQWTLGTPRGEFVNFPGFNLVFISYGAGWAAVRPYLLSLVEAARRAGTSAGFKATVYAVAPSPGEHYDTFFQANLMELAPWITIHHVVRREEDPWLLGAGERSADVSFIVSEEPIDAVVGREKVSVSNFVLVGPSDRVRVGRDRLIAEGVNPDYIEAHPWERGGQWARADQPPAQTEF, from the coding sequence ATGACTTACCCCGCCCACCCAACCACCTTGACCCAACTGGGCGCGCTGATGCGTGACAACGCGGAGGCCCTGCGCTCCGCCACGCAGGACTACCTCTATAACCACGTGGTGGAGTCCCGCCAGATTTTTGCCATCCGCGCGGCCGAGGCCCACGTCGAGCTGGCCCCGGCGGTGGCGTGGGTGCTCGAGCACGCCGAGGCGGACGGCGCCCTCGCGCAGCCGGCGCTGCGGCGCCTGTATGAGCTGGGGCGCGATCACCGCCGCCACGGTTTCCCGGAGCAGATTTACGCGGTCTTCGCCGACGCCCTGCGCGCCGGCATCAAGGCGGCCGGGTGCCCGGAAGAACTCCAGGGGAGCGCGGACAGGGCGATGCGCGCGGCATGCGCGGCGATGGCGGAGGCCACCCACGCGGCGGACCTGGCTGGCGCGGCGCCGGCGCACACCGCGACGGTGGTGGCGGTGGAGCGCCCCAACCGGCACACCGCGGTGGTGCGGCTGGAGGCGGGTTTACCCTTTGACTACCACCCGGGCCAGCACATCCCGGTGACCACGCCCCACCTGCCGGGCATGTGGCGCTACCTCACGCCCGCCTCTCCCGCCGATACCGCCGGGCAGCTCACCTTCCACATCACCGACGTTGGCGAAGCGTCCTCTATGTTGGCCAAGGCCCGCCCCGGCGACCAGTGGACGCTGGGCACCCCGCGCGGGGAGTTCGTCAACTTCCCCGGCTTCAATCTGGTGTTCATCAGTTACGGGGCCGGGTGGGCGGCGGTGAGGCCGTACTTGCTATCCCTAGTGGAGGCGGCCCGCAGGGCGGGGACTTCGGCAGGCTTTAAGGCCACCGTCTACGCCGTAGCGCCCAGCCCGGGCGAGCACTACGACACATTCTTCCAGGCCAACCTGATGGAACTGGCGCCGTGGATCACCATTCATCACGTGGTGCGCCGCGAGGAGGATCCGTGGCTGCTCGGCGCGGGCGAGCGCTCCGCGGACGTTTCCTTCATTGTCTCCGAGGAGCCCATCGATGCGGTAGTGGGGCGCGAGAAGGTATCAGTGTCTAACTTCGTCCTGGTAGGCCCCTCGGACCGCGTGCGCGTGGGCCGCGACCGCCTCATCGCGGAGGGAGTCAACCCGGATTACATCGAGGCGCACCCGTGGGAACGCGGCGGGCAATGGGCCCGCGCGGACCAGCCCCCAGCGCAGACGGAATTCTAG
- a CDS encoding dipeptide ABC transporter ATP-binding protein produces MSKEAANPRVRIDNLNVGFDTDNGFVHAVRGVNLEVQPGEIVALVGESGSGKTVTARSVLGLVGDTAASEGVVLVEGNDVVSMNASQLRAMRGNDVSMVFQEPSSSMNPVFPIWWQMAEGLKAHDPKIKKKEIKARCVKALRAVGIPDPEKRINRFPHEFSGGQKQRIMIAMALELGAKTIVADEPTTALDVTVQAEILQLLRNLRDEYGTSIIIITHNMGVVADLADTVAVMYQGQIIEKAPARELFAHPRQDYTKKLLAAVPHLGEKSLTKGFSDADFAELESREVIVEARGLEITYPGRLGAPAFRAVKGVDFTIRKGEVYGLVGESGSGKTTIGRAMVGLEETTGGSLTVLGTELNGVKAADLQALRKRVGFVFQDPATSFNPYFTIEQCIAEPLVINRPEVSAADRLRRVEELLEAVELPKSYASRFPHELSGGQRQRVSLARALVLDPELLIADEPTSALDVSVQAVVLDLFQQLQAELGFAALFISHDLAVIDMVSHQVGVLYHGDLVESGYGSQVMSAPQQAYTKKLVASLPVPDPAEQAKRREQLAALL; encoded by the coding sequence ATGTCTAAGGAAGCAGCTAACCCGCGCGTGCGCATTGACAACCTCAACGTGGGCTTCGACACGGATAATGGATTCGTGCACGCCGTGCGCGGGGTCAACCTTGAGGTCCAGCCGGGCGAGATTGTCGCGCTGGTCGGCGAATCCGGATCCGGCAAGACCGTAACCGCGCGCAGCGTGTTGGGCTTGGTGGGGGACACGGCGGCGTCGGAAGGAGTGGTGCTCGTGGAGGGCAACGACGTGGTCTCCATGAACGCCTCGCAGCTGCGCGCCATGCGCGGCAACGACGTGTCCATGGTCTTTCAGGAACCGTCCTCCTCCATGAACCCCGTGTTCCCCATCTGGTGGCAGATGGCCGAGGGGCTCAAGGCGCACGACCCAAAGATTAAGAAGAAGGAAATCAAGGCCCGCTGCGTCAAGGCGCTGCGCGCCGTGGGCATTCCGGATCCAGAAAAGCGCATCAACCGCTTCCCACACGAGTTCTCCGGCGGCCAGAAACAGCGCATCATGATCGCCATGGCGCTGGAACTGGGCGCGAAGACCATCGTCGCGGACGAGCCCACCACCGCGCTCGATGTGACCGTGCAAGCCGAGATCCTGCAGCTGCTGCGCAACCTGCGCGACGAATACGGCACCTCCATTATCATCATCACGCACAACATGGGCGTGGTGGCCGATCTGGCCGATACCGTGGCCGTGATGTACCAGGGGCAGATCATCGAAAAGGCCCCCGCGCGCGAACTGTTTGCCCACCCGCGGCAGGACTACACCAAGAAGCTACTGGCCGCGGTGCCGCACCTGGGTGAAAAGTCCCTGACCAAGGGGTTTAGTGACGCGGACTTTGCCGAGTTGGAATCCCGCGAGGTCATCGTCGAGGCGCGCGGGCTGGAGATCACCTACCCAGGCCGCCTGGGGGCGCCCGCGTTCCGCGCGGTCAAGGGCGTGGATTTCACCATCCGCAAGGGCGAGGTCTACGGACTTGTGGGCGAATCCGGCTCCGGCAAGACCACGATCGGCCGGGCCATGGTGGGCCTGGAGGAGACCACCGGCGGCTCTCTAACCGTGCTGGGAACGGAGCTCAACGGCGTAAAAGCCGCGGACCTGCAGGCCCTGCGCAAGCGCGTGGGCTTCGTCTTCCAGGACCCGGCCACCTCCTTCAACCCGTATTTCACGATTGAACAGTGCATCGCCGAACCGCTGGTAATCAACCGGCCGGAGGTCTCCGCGGCGGACCGGCTCAGGCGCGTGGAGGAATTGCTCGAGGCGGTGGAGCTGCCGAAGAGTTACGCCTCGCGCTTCCCGCACGAGCTCTCCGGCGGCCAGCGCCAGCGCGTGTCCTTGGCGCGCGCCTTGGTGCTCGACCCCGAGCTGCTCATTGCCGACGAACCAACCTCCGCGCTGGACGTCTCCGTCCAGGCGGTGGTCCTGGACCTCTTCCAGCAGCTGCAGGCCGAGCTGGGATTCGCCGCGCTATTTATCAGCCACGATCTCGCCGTGATCGACATGGTCAGCCACCAGGTGGGCGTGCTCTACCACGGCGACCTGGTGGAATCCGGCTATGGTTCGCAGGTCATGAGCGCACCGCAGCAGGCCTACACCAAGAAGCTGGTGGCCTCCCTACCCGTGCCCGACCCCGCGGAACAGGCCAAGCGCCGGGAGCAACTCGCGGCGTTGCTCTAG
- a CDS encoding ABC transporter substrate-binding protein, translating to MASSRFTRALAPALALSTGLALTACATTDSEGGDAGAAGDAGAGITIGTTDKITKLDPAGSYDNGTSQVARQVYGYLMESEPGSAEGTPVPSLAESGEFTDPNTFTVKLREGLTFANGNELTSSDVKFSFDRQIAINDPNGPASLLGNLESVETPDDLTVEFKLKVENDQTWVGVLNSPAGPIVDEEVFPADSIMENQAVVDAEPFAGQYTITNFTENESIAYQAREGYQGALGEAATDVVNVKYYADASNMKLDVQQNNVDVVYRSLTATDIEDLRGNEDVQVIEGPGGEIRYMVFNLNTQPFGAEAEGADEDKAQAVRQAVAASIDRSALAKDVYKDTYAPLYSHVPEAMAGATEPLLGTLLTADGAPDVDKAKQILSDAGITEVVDLKLQYNPDHYGPSSGDEYAAIKSQLEATGLFTVDLQSTEWVQYNQDRVEDVYPVYQLGWFPDFPDADNYLTPFFTLGNFVGNHFEDEAVDAEVRDQATTADQAEREQKLADLQTKMAEILPTIPLLQGKQFAIAGKDVKGVTLDGSYLFRYGTISK from the coding sequence ATGGCTTCCTCCCGCTTCACGCGCGCGCTGGCTCCCGCCCTCGCGCTGTCAACCGGCCTGGCGCTGACCGCGTGCGCCACCACCGATTCCGAGGGTGGCGACGCAGGCGCCGCCGGTGATGCCGGCGCGGGCATCACCATCGGCACCACGGACAAGATCACCAAGCTTGACCCGGCCGGTTCCTACGATAACGGCACCTCCCAGGTGGCCCGCCAGGTCTACGGCTATCTCATGGAGTCCGAGCCTGGTTCCGCCGAGGGCACCCCGGTTCCTTCCCTGGCCGAATCCGGCGAGTTCACCGACCCGAACACCTTCACCGTCAAGCTGCGCGAGGGGCTGACCTTCGCCAACGGCAACGAGCTAACCTCTTCTGACGTCAAGTTCTCCTTCGACCGCCAGATCGCCATCAATGACCCCAACGGCCCGGCCTCCCTGCTGGGCAACCTGGAATCCGTTGAGACCCCGGATGATCTCACCGTCGAGTTCAAGCTCAAGGTCGAAAACGACCAGACCTGGGTGGGCGTCTTGAACTCCCCGGCCGGCCCAATCGTGGACGAAGAGGTCTTCCCGGCCGACTCGATCATGGAAAACCAGGCCGTGGTTGACGCCGAGCCATTCGCCGGCCAGTACACCATCACGAACTTTACCGAGAACGAGTCCATCGCCTACCAGGCCCGCGAGGGCTACCAGGGCGCGCTGGGCGAGGCCGCCACCGATGTGGTTAACGTGAAGTACTACGCCGATGCTTCCAACATGAAGCTCGACGTTCAGCAAAACAACGTGGACGTGGTCTACCGCTCGCTGACCGCAACCGACATTGAGGACCTACGCGGCAACGAGGACGTCCAGGTCATCGAGGGCCCGGGCGGCGAGATTCGCTACATGGTATTCAACCTCAATACCCAGCCGTTCGGCGCGGAGGCAGAGGGCGCCGATGAGGACAAGGCGCAGGCGGTTCGCCAGGCCGTGGCGGCGTCCATCGACCGTTCCGCGCTGGCCAAGGACGTCTACAAAGACACCTACGCGCCGCTGTACTCCCACGTTCCTGAGGCAATGGCCGGCGCCACCGAGCCGCTGCTGGGCACCCTGCTTACCGCCGACGGCGCCCCAGACGTGGACAAGGCAAAGCAGATCCTGTCCGACGCCGGCATCACCGAGGTCGTGGACCTCAAGCTGCAGTACAACCCGGATCACTACGGCCCATCCTCCGGCGACGAGTACGCGGCCATCAAGTCCCAGCTCGAGGCCACCGGCCTGTTCACCGTGGACCTGCAGTCCACCGAATGGGTCCAGTACAACCAGGACCGAGTAGAGGACGTCTACCCGGTATACCAGCTGGGCTGGTTCCCCGATTTCCCGGATGCGGACAACTACCTGACCCCATTTTTCACCCTGGGCAACTTCGTGGGCAACCACTTCGAGGATGAGGCCGTGGACGCCGAGGTCCGCGACCAGGCAACCACCGCCGACCAGGCCGAGCGCGAGCAAAAACTGGCCGACCTGCAGACCAAGATGGCCGAGATTCTCCCGACCATCCCGCTGCTGCAGGGCAAGCAGTTCGCCATTGCCGGCAAGGACGTCAAGGGCGTGACCCTGGACGGCTCCTACCTGTTCCGCTACGGCACCATCTCTAAGTAA
- a CDS encoding alpha/beta hydrolase has protein sequence MNQELGQAMRAGGAMLAATAAGVDARRAERLRGIEAIASSGARGGAVTVALGNLGAYADQLAQPSETLRAVAQTLSQYGLLRQRVDDLLRLARQFHSKEALRGPVLILTAIGQVIDFMCAREIDALCTPALGDPPARLEDFEGMTTAAIHQLHMLTAAPEVVALMERNPDARILEASEGRLVAVVAPPGVEADSALTRPASVTTFVNGVGSSDPAGWNGSLERARTMAAATGGPVVAWMGYNAPPTLAHGVASGPAAAAGKELGRFQRSLTRRYPSARHVVVGYSYGSLVAGKAASRGGLRADELVLVGSPGVGVDNASELDVRGPGGPGRVHAVTALDDPIALTTSTVDGLHGADPAGLGFKAKPWPTRLRGDHGSYFTNPEFLSHLGDLARGRG, from the coding sequence ATGAATCAGGAACTGGGCCAGGCTATGCGCGCGGGCGGGGCGATGCTGGCCGCTACGGCCGCCGGCGTCGATGCGCGGCGCGCCGAGCGACTGCGGGGGATCGAGGCCATTGCTAGCAGCGGGGCGCGCGGCGGGGCGGTGACCGTGGCGCTGGGCAACTTGGGCGCGTACGCGGACCAGCTCGCCCAGCCCAGCGAAACCCTGCGCGCGGTGGCGCAGACGCTATCCCAATACGGCCTGCTGCGCCAGCGGGTAGACGATCTTCTCCGGCTGGCGAGGCAGTTCCATTCCAAGGAGGCGTTGCGCGGGCCTGTCTTAATACTGACCGCGATTGGCCAGGTCATTGATTTCATGTGCGCCCGGGAAATCGATGCCTTATGCACCCCGGCGCTGGGCGATCCCCCGGCACGGCTGGAGGACTTTGAGGGTATGACCACTGCGGCCATCCACCAACTGCACATGCTCACCGCCGCCCCGGAAGTGGTGGCGCTGATGGAACGCAACCCCGATGCACGCATCCTTGAGGCCTCCGAAGGCAGGCTGGTCGCAGTGGTCGCCCCGCCGGGAGTGGAGGCGGACTCCGCGTTGACGCGGCCGGCCAGCGTAACCACGTTCGTCAACGGCGTGGGCTCCTCCGACCCGGCGGGCTGGAACGGCTCGTTGGAACGCGCCCGAACGATGGCCGCGGCCACCGGCGGGCCGGTGGTGGCATGGATGGGATACAACGCTCCCCCTACCCTTGCCCATGGCGTGGCCTCAGGCCCGGCCGCCGCGGCGGGGAAAGAACTTGGGCGCTTCCAACGCTCGCTGACCCGGCGTTACCCCTCTGCCCGGCACGTCGTGGTGGGGTACTCCTACGGCTCCCTGGTAGCGGGGAAGGCCGCCTCGCGAGGTGGCCTGCGCGCGGATGAATTAGTCCTCGTGGGGAGCCCGGGAGTTGGAGTGGATAACGCGTCTGAACTCGACGTTCGGGGCCCCGGCGGGCCGGGCCGGGTCCATGCGGTCACCGCGTTAGATGATCCCATTGCGTTGACCACGTCCACGGTGGACGGGCTCCACGGGGCGGACCCGGCGGGCTTGGGCTTCAAAGCGAAACCGTGGCCCACCCGCCTGCGCGGGGACCACGGTTCTTACTTCACCAACCCGGAGTTCCTAAGCCACCTGGGTGACTTGGCCCGGGGCCGGGGTTGA